The following proteins come from a genomic window of Pirellula staleyi DSM 6068:
- a CDS encoding class I SAM-dependent methyltransferase: MAEYRWNTSSFAESYDQSAHAVHPYYLELQDWLLANLPISGEQPVIVVDLGGGSGRLMERILDQFPAVTGVVVDQSQPFLAIAERRLARFGARARCVLARLQDPWEEQTGNRLAAVVSMSAIHHLLPEEKQTLYGRIAATLLPGGELLNADEVRPISDAEYRREVLLWNDHMLAGLASGTISSEFQTAYEKWHRRNVEFPDAPRASGDDCLQTAADQLQYFESAGLVADLPWQKSIWGVLRGRKPLR; the protein is encoded by the coding sequence ATGGCAGAATATCGCTGGAATACCTCTTCGTTCGCCGAAAGCTACGATCAGTCGGCGCATGCCGTGCACCCTTACTACCTCGAACTGCAAGACTGGCTCCTGGCGAATTTGCCGATCAGCGGCGAGCAGCCCGTGATTGTTGTCGATCTGGGGGGCGGCAGTGGTCGGCTGATGGAGCGCATTCTCGACCAGTTTCCAGCGGTCACCGGCGTGGTGGTCGATCAGTCGCAGCCTTTCCTGGCTATTGCCGAGCGACGACTGGCCCGCTTTGGCGCGCGGGCTCGCTGCGTTCTCGCGCGGCTGCAAGATCCGTGGGAGGAGCAAACCGGCAACCGCCTGGCCGCTGTGGTGAGCATGTCGGCCATTCACCATTTGCTCCCCGAAGAAAAACAAACGCTCTATGGCCGCATTGCCGCCACACTCCTCCCGGGCGGCGAACTGCTGAACGCCGACGAAGTGCGACCAATCAGCGACGCCGAATATCGTCGCGAAGTGCTGCTGTGGAACGATCACATGCTCGCCGGGCTTGCCTCGGGAACGATTTCCTCGGAATTTCAAACCGCTTACGAAAAATGGCATCGCCGCAACGTTGAGTTCCCCGATGCACCCCGCGCCAGCGGCGACGATTGCCTGCAAACGGCAGCCGATCAGCTGCAATATTTTGAATCAGCGGGGCTGGTGGCCGACCTGCCATGGCAGAAGTCGATTTGGGGGGTACTGCGGGGCCGAAAACCGTTGCGCTAA
- a CDS encoding virulence factor: MHAIAFDMDTDTLKKTYGAESYNNAYADIRKVLAKHGFEWQQGSVYFGEPKTVDSVKCVLAAMDLARTYPWFSLAVRDIRMLRIEERSDLMAAVKDAVR; the protein is encoded by the coding sequence ATGCACGCAATCGCGTTTGATATGGATACCGATACGCTCAAAAAGACTTACGGCGCGGAATCTTATAACAACGCCTATGCCGATATCCGCAAAGTCTTGGCCAAGCACGGTTTTGAATGGCAGCAAGGTAGCGTTTATTTCGGCGAACCGAAGACCGTCGATTCAGTTAAATGCGTCCTCGCCGCCATGGATTTGGCCCGAACCTATCCTTGGTTTTCGCTCGCCGTGCGCGATATTCGCATGCTTCGCATCGAAGAACGCAGCGACCTCATGGCCGCCGTCAAAGATGCTGTCCGCTAG
- a CDS encoding UDP-N-acetylmuramoyl-L-alanyl-D-glutamate--2,6-diaminopimelate ligase: MPDAIIPTQNFRGISLRTVLSQVQFTKGQDIVCSAISTTEVDCEPGDLFIPEAEDHTDLLSRCQAAIERGAAAILTEQLLPLAIPQAIVPDAREALGIISHAIVGNPSAKMRTIGITGSHGKTATAMLVASVLEAASQACGVISSLGYSDSIEQVSTKCATPRSPKLAWWMSRMVKNKAAAAVIEMSSQGLSQRRTAGTSLDIAVLTNLRNVHTSEHGSAANYLAAKKRIFSHLKPGGLAIINADDHRSRQLLESLACPTLTVGLHAEADISARVIDRSIAEQRFTITAGDETIQVRSRIIGDAHVANCLSAVAVGLSLGIELSTIVRGIENVTYLPGRMQRLEVGQEFGVIVDAASTPDTLAIALKTARRVTKGRVLLVFSASGEKNRDARPMLARVAEQGADLAVITSGNPRRESPREITHQLLDGFHRPAKAHFIPTRAEAIRWALGHAQPGDCVLICGHGDRTSHLVGTHKVRHDDREVALTWLYESGQRELAKPQLKIFG, from the coding sequence ATGCCCGACGCTATCATTCCGACCCAGAATTTCCGTGGTATTTCGCTCCGAACCGTACTTTCACAAGTGCAGTTCACCAAAGGGCAGGACATCGTTTGCTCCGCTATTTCGACCACCGAAGTCGATTGCGAGCCAGGCGATTTGTTCATTCCTGAAGCTGAAGATCACACCGATTTGCTCTCCCGCTGCCAAGCGGCGATCGAGCGCGGTGCCGCAGCCATTCTGACCGAACAGCTGCTCCCTTTGGCGATTCCCCAGGCGATTGTTCCCGACGCGCGGGAAGCGCTCGGAATCATCTCGCACGCGATTGTCGGGAATCCCTCGGCCAAGATGCGCACCATCGGCATCACCGGCTCGCACGGCAAAACAGCCACCGCCATGCTCGTGGCAAGCGTGCTCGAAGCAGCCAGCCAAGCGTGCGGCGTGATTTCGTCGCTCGGCTATAGCGACTCGATCGAGCAAGTGAGCACCAAGTGCGCCACACCACGTTCTCCCAAGCTCGCGTGGTGGATGTCGCGCATGGTGAAAAACAAAGCAGCCGCTGCGGTCATCGAAATGTCGAGCCAAGGCCTTTCGCAGCGCCGTACGGCCGGCACTTCGCTCGATATTGCCGTGCTGACCAACCTCCGCAACGTCCACACCAGCGAGCATGGCTCGGCGGCAAATTACCTAGCGGCCAAGAAGCGGATCTTCTCGCATCTCAAGCCGGGTGGATTGGCGATCATCAACGCCGACGATCACCGCAGCCGACAGCTGCTCGAATCACTCGCCTGCCCCACGCTCACCGTCGGTTTGCACGCGGAAGCCGACATCAGCGCTCGTGTGATCGACCGCTCCATCGCCGAGCAACGTTTCACGATCACCGCTGGTGATGAGACGATTCAAGTCCGCTCGCGCATCATCGGCGATGCTCATGTGGCCAACTGTTTATCGGCTGTCGCGGTGGGACTTTCGCTCGGCATCGAACTCTCGACCATTGTGCGTGGCATCGAAAATGTCACCTACCTGCCGGGTCGTATGCAGCGGCTCGAAGTGGGGCAAGAGTTTGGCGTGATCGTCGATGCCGCCAGCACTCCCGACACGCTGGCGATCGCTCTGAAGACCGCACGGCGCGTGACCAAAGGACGTGTTTTGCTCGTGTTTTCGGCCTCCGGCGAGAAAAATCGCGACGCTCGGCCGATGCTCGCGCGGGTCGCTGAGCAGGGAGCTGATCTGGCGGTGATCACCAGCGGAAATCCCCGCCGCGAATCCCCACGCGAGATCACGCATCAGCTGCTCGACGGTTTTCATCGACCTGCCAAAGCCCATTTCATTCCGACACGTGCGGAAGCGATTCGCTGGGCGCTTGGTCATGCTCAGCCGGGAGACTGCGTGCTGATTTGTGGTCACGGCGACCGGACCTCGCATCTGGTAGGGACTCATAAAGTGCGTCACGACGATCGCGAAGTGGCGCTCACGTGGCTGTACGAAAGTGGTCAGCGCGAACTGGCCAAACCTCAGCTGAAAATCTTTGGGTAG
- the lepB gene encoding signal peptidase I, translating into MTTFVLIATLVLLLLLSIALRTFFLRVGLRWAIGSSGLIRPVVLTSVAIHFLEIASYLFVVRVVAVIPGLVLVAGLAQLALLVAVSLLGIGIAFRLTMLGTLKAWLPTLIANLLMGLITVLLIKPLMLDAYIISSNSMAPTLLGRHLRGTCPECGAASHCSPNRYEESLDDSPPNAICEHFHIQPLAGSDSVIQSADRVIAASYLAPRRWDLIVYRSPANPAQQYTMRLVGLPGETVMIQEGELFINGQKCEKPASLSDLKLSAEVPDYPGPISGSAENPALLKEDEYFVVGDFHIISYDSRMWETGAAGHPSYAVPRSYITGVVTHTYWPLRRAKIHR; encoded by the coding sequence ATGACCACCTTTGTTTTGATAGCAACGCTCGTACTGCTGCTGCTCCTATCGATTGCACTGCGGACATTCTTTCTTCGTGTGGGTTTGCGCTGGGCTATTGGGTCGAGCGGTTTGATTCGGCCTGTCGTGCTAACGTCGGTCGCTATTCATTTCCTGGAAATCGCAAGTTACCTCTTCGTGGTGCGGGTGGTTGCTGTGATTCCAGGGCTGGTGCTGGTTGCTGGACTCGCGCAGCTCGCGTTGCTCGTCGCGGTTTCGCTGCTTGGTATTGGCATCGCCTTTCGACTTACGATGCTGGGGACCCTCAAAGCCTGGCTCCCTACCCTTATTGCCAATCTCTTGATGGGCTTGATCACGGTCTTGTTGATCAAGCCACTGATGCTCGATGCCTATATCATCAGCAGCAACTCGATGGCTCCTACGCTGCTGGGTCGTCATCTGCGCGGCACTTGTCCCGAGTGTGGAGCAGCATCACATTGCTCGCCCAACAGGTATGAGGAATCCTTGGACGATTCGCCCCCCAATGCTATTTGCGAGCATTTTCACATCCAGCCGCTCGCGGGGAGCGACTCGGTCATTCAGTCAGCGGACCGTGTGATTGCTGCCAGCTATTTGGCGCCTCGCCGCTGGGATTTGATTGTCTATCGATCGCCGGCGAATCCTGCGCAGCAATACACGATGCGACTCGTGGGGCTCCCTGGCGAGACCGTGATGATCCAAGAGGGCGAGCTCTTCATCAATGGTCAAAAGTGTGAGAAACCAGCATCGCTGAGCGACTTAAAACTCAGTGCCGAGGTCCCTGACTATCCCGGCCCGATCAGTGGCAGTGCCGAAAATCCTGCTCTCTTAAAAGAGGATGAGTATTTTGTGGTGGGGGACTTTCACATCATCTCCTACGACTCGCGAATGTGGGAAACAGGTGCTGCGGGGCATCCTTCGTACGCCGTGCCGCGATCGTACATCACCGGCGTTGTCACGCACACTTACTGGCCCCTTCGCCGCGCGAAAATTCATCGCTAG
- a CDS encoding 2-oxo acid dehydrogenase subunit E2 has protein sequence MAIEVKLPNLGDGVDDGDVLEVLVKEGDTIAKDQGILEIETGKATMQVPSSAAGKVIKVHVAAGQKVSVGTLVLTLEGAGAPAAAPAAAPAAPAAAPPPKPAPVAEAPKPAAAPAPAPPKVAPAPVQPLRPAAPAPVPVAAEPALEAAVVTENLTEAEVAAGPAVRRFAREVGVDLARVTGTGPGGRITRDDVLAVVRQAAQAATSPAKPAAASTSAPAAAAPAAPAAAPADRDNWGPIRVEKMTKIRKTIAAKMHESWSSVPRVTNFDDADITELERIRQSSKDDYARKGIKLTSMPFVIKAVAMALKQHPAINAAIDPSGESIIYKQYVNIGIAVDTERGLVVPSLRGMDALSIPEIARSLATLADNVRDNNFSMADLQGSTFTISNLGAVGGTYSTPIVNTPEVAILLLGRSRKKPVVIDDEIQIRMMMPLSLSYDHRLVDGATAARFLNDVMGYLKTPSRLLLAP, from the coding sequence ATGGCCATTGAAGTAAAACTGCCGAACCTGGGCGACGGTGTGGACGACGGCGATGTGCTGGAAGTCCTCGTGAAAGAGGGTGACACCATCGCCAAGGATCAAGGGATCCTCGAAATCGAGACCGGCAAGGCGACCATGCAGGTCCCGAGCTCGGCCGCTGGCAAGGTGATCAAGGTCCACGTCGCAGCCGGCCAAAAAGTGTCGGTCGGCACGCTCGTTCTCACGCTCGAAGGTGCGGGCGCTCCAGCCGCTGCTCCTGCAGCAGCACCAGCCGCCCCCGCAGCAGCTCCGCCTCCTAAACCGGCTCCCGTCGCGGAAGCTCCGAAGCCAGCCGCCGCGCCAGCTCCAGCTCCTCCCAAGGTGGCTCCGGCACCAGTTCAGCCGCTCCGTCCTGCCGCTCCCGCCCCAGTGCCCGTAGCTGCGGAACCTGCCCTCGAAGCTGCTGTCGTCACTGAAAACCTCACCGAAGCCGAAGTTGCTGCCGGCCCTGCCGTTCGCCGCTTTGCTCGCGAAGTGGGTGTCGACCTCGCTCGCGTCACCGGAACTGGCCCCGGCGGACGCATCACCCGCGACGATGTCCTCGCGGTCGTTCGTCAAGCTGCCCAAGCTGCCACTTCCCCCGCCAAACCAGCCGCTGCTTCGACCTCGGCACCAGCTGCCGCTGCACCCGCCGCGCCTGCGGCTGCTCCAGCCGACCGCGACAACTGGGGCCCGATCCGCGTCGAGAAGATGACGAAGATCCGCAAAACCATTGCGGCCAAGATGCACGAATCGTGGAGCAGCGTTCCTCGCGTCACCAACTTCGACGACGCCGACATCACCGAACTCGAGCGGATTCGCCAATCGAGCAAAGACGACTACGCTCGCAAGGGGATCAAGCTCACCTCGATGCCGTTTGTGATCAAAGCGGTCGCGATGGCCCTGAAACAGCACCCTGCGATCAACGCCGCTATCGATCCTTCGGGCGAGTCGATCATCTACAAGCAGTACGTCAACATCGGCATCGCAGTCGACACCGAGCGTGGTCTGGTCGTTCCTAGCCTCCGTGGCATGGACGCGCTCAGCATCCCCGAAATTGCCCGCTCGCTCGCCACCCTGGCCGACAACGTGCGCGACAACAACTTCTCGATGGCCGACCTGCAAGGGAGCACGTTCACCATCAGCAACCTCGGCGCAGTCGGCGGCACCTACAGCACGCCGATCGTCAACACTCCTGAAGTTGCAATCTTGCTGCTCGGCCGCTCGCGCAAGAAGCCGGTCGTCATCGACGACGAAATTCAGATCCGCATGATGATGCCGCTGAGCCTTTCGTACGATCATCGCCTCGTCGACGGCGCTACCGCCGCCCGCTTCCTGAACGACGTGATGGGCTACCTTAAAACCCCCAGCCGACTCCTCCTCGCCCCGTGA
- a CDS encoding DUF6714 family protein, with product MFYRLSLKHLNHFPPIDDTLRDIILQWMKDSAGLDAVIEQVRQAFADVKLEDGIGLIEAQGLDDYLSGDALAEFRASDERDDWQRLTVDTLNACESSPCFMDAKGLCFILPALLIAILNDQYYHGPITYLLHRMPAGLFSILTAKQKSAIVACLELTKKHPFLDAQDVAEIDDMIAHVQ from the coding sequence ATGTTTTATCGCCTTTCGCTCAAGCACCTCAATCATTTCCCGCCAATTGATGACACCTTACGTGATATCATCTTGCAGTGGATGAAGGATTCTGCCGGACTTGATGCTGTGATCGAGCAAGTTCGCCAAGCGTTTGCCGATGTGAAGTTGGAAGATGGCATCGGACTTATCGAAGCGCAAGGACTCGACGACTATCTATCAGGCGATGCCCTCGCTGAGTTTCGCGCAAGTGATGAACGAGACGACTGGCAACGGCTTACCGTCGATACGCTGAATGCCTGCGAATCTTCACCCTGTTTCATGGATGCCAAGGGCCTATGCTTTATTTTGCCAGCACTGCTCATTGCCATTTTGAACGATCAGTACTATCACGGCCCCATCACCTATCTTCTGCACAGGATGCCAGCGGGGTTGTTTTCAATCCTCACCGCGAAGCAAAAGTCAGCCATCGTTGCATGCCTGGAACTGACAAAGAAGCATCCGTTTCTCGACGCTCAGGATGTTGCAGAAATCGATGACATGATTGCTCATGTCCAATAA
- a CDS encoding thiamine-phosphate kinase produces MEQQIVSAIKHRVLPHPALVVGIGDDAAITRVTPGKQLVTTTDMLMDGVDFLLASTDPVLVGRKSLAVNLSDLAAMAAVPVGAVISLALPRQGGEQLVRQLFDGILPLAAEFQLAIAGGDTNSWDGPLAISITVWGEVEPGEAWLRSTARVGDKLHVTGALGGSILERQFTFTPRVNEAQQLRRSAQVTAAMDISDGLLIDLARLCEASQCGAVLDLDKIPVHADAVRLSLQEHPTATPDELQAFALEHALADGEDFELLLTIAPSDPLAAQSIGEITSARGIFARAADGSLRALTIRGYEHQFRA; encoded by the coding sequence ATGGAGCAGCAGATTGTTTCCGCGATAAAACATCGCGTGCTGCCCCATCCTGCGCTCGTGGTCGGCATTGGCGACGATGCAGCGATCACGCGCGTCACGCCGGGCAAACAGCTCGTCACCACCACCGACATGCTGATGGATGGGGTCGATTTCCTGCTTGCTTCAACCGACCCGGTGCTGGTGGGGCGCAAATCGCTCGCGGTCAATCTGAGCGATCTGGCAGCCATGGCGGCTGTGCCTGTGGGGGCTGTCATCTCGCTGGCCTTGCCACGCCAAGGGGGCGAACAACTCGTACGTCAGCTGTTCGATGGCATCTTGCCGCTGGCAGCCGAGTTTCAGCTCGCCATCGCTGGTGGCGACACCAACAGCTGGGATGGTCCGCTGGCAATCAGCATCACGGTGTGGGGCGAAGTGGAACCGGGTGAAGCGTGGCTCCGAAGCACGGCGCGGGTCGGTGATAAACTGCATGTCACCGGCGCGCTAGGGGGGAGCATTCTCGAGCGACAATTCACCTTCACCCCACGAGTGAATGAAGCGCAGCAACTGCGCCGCTCGGCACAAGTCACCGCGGCGATGGATATCAGCGACGGTCTGCTGATCGATCTGGCGCGACTCTGCGAAGCAAGCCAGTGTGGCGCTGTTCTCGACCTCGATAAAATTCCAGTCCACGCCGATGCTGTGCGGCTGTCGCTTCAAGAGCACCCCACCGCTACGCCCGATGAACTTCAAGCATTTGCGCTCGAGCATGCCTTGGCAGATGGCGAAGATTTCGAACTGCTGCTGACGATCGCGCCGAGTGATCCCCTCGCAGCCCAGAGCATCGGCGAAATCACGAGTGCACGTGGGATCTTTGCTCGCGCAGCTGATGGTTCGCTTCGCGCGCTGACGATTCGAGGCTACGAGCATCAGTTCCGCGCATGA
- a CDS encoding trypsin-like peptidase domain-containing protein yields MLIATAALGIASTTLPQARASELRRTAIVRAVNEAGPSIVNIHGRKTVRADVATSAGYGSDNVRQVNGMGTGIVFDARGYILTNFHVVDGVSNIQVSLHDASSTIARLVAHDPKTDLAVIKVDTKEPLPVIKFGTSCDLMTGEPVIAIGNAYGYEHTVTRGIISALHRTVQVSDEQKYQNLIQTDASINPGNSGGPLMNIDGEVIGINVAVRVGAQGIGFAIPIDEALEVTAKLMSIERIDQTMHGIAGNTKHEPEQRIFTVSMARESSPAEKVGLKSGDVISKIGDREVKRSLDIELALLGRGATEEVPVEVLRDGETVSMSITLSPLKNTSRPALSDKAWDLLGLRLAPMDETEFRNLGSRYRGGLRVTAVRDEGPAAAQGIRRGDVLVGMHVWETISLENIAYVLDREDLSRLNPVIFYIIRGSDTLYGHLRVAERTKP; encoded by the coding sequence TTGCTAATCGCAACCGCGGCACTTGGAATCGCTAGCACCACGCTCCCTCAGGCTCGTGCCTCCGAGTTGCGCCGCACCGCTATTGTTCGAGCGGTGAACGAAGCTGGCCCCTCGATCGTGAACATCCACGGACGTAAAACCGTCCGCGCTGATGTCGCGACCTCGGCTGGCTATGGCAGCGACAACGTGCGCCAGGTGAACGGCATGGGAACCGGCATCGTCTTCGATGCTCGGGGCTATATCCTCACCAATTTCCACGTCGTTGATGGGGTGAGCAATATTCAGGTGTCGCTCCACGACGCCAGCAGCACTATAGCCCGATTGGTGGCTCACGATCCCAAAACCGACCTCGCCGTCATCAAGGTCGATACCAAAGAACCACTCCCGGTCATCAAGTTCGGCACTAGCTGCGATTTAATGACGGGCGAACCAGTGATCGCCATCGGCAACGCCTATGGCTACGAACACACCGTCACGCGGGGGATCATCAGCGCCCTGCATCGCACCGTACAGGTGAGCGACGAACAAAAATATCAAAACCTGATTCAAACCGACGCGAGCATCAACCCAGGCAACTCGGGTGGACCGCTCATGAACATCGATGGCGAAGTGATCGGCATCAATGTCGCAGTTCGTGTCGGTGCTCAAGGAATCGGCTTCGCCATTCCTATCGACGAGGCGCTCGAAGTGACCGCCAAGCTGATGAGCATCGAACGCATCGATCAAACCATGCACGGCATCGCTGGCAACACCAAACACGAACCCGAGCAACGGATCTTCACCGTCTCGATGGCTCGCGAGTCATCCCCGGCTGAAAAAGTGGGGCTCAAATCGGGCGATGTGATTAGCAAGATCGGCGATCGCGAAGTGAAACGCTCGCTCGATATCGAACTCGCTCTGCTCGGCCGTGGTGCGACTGAAGAAGTTCCTGTCGAAGTGCTCCGCGACGGCGAAACGGTGAGCATGTCGATCACCCTCAGCCCTCTGAAAAACACTTCGCGTCCCGCACTTTCCGACAAGGCGTGGGACCTGCTCGGCTTGCGACTCGCCCCGATGGACGAAACCGAGTTTCGTAACCTCGGAAGCCGCTATCGTGGTGGTTTGCGAGTGACAGCCGTTCGCGACGAAGGCCCGGCTGCTGCTCAAGGAATTCGCCGTGGCGACGTCCTGGTGGGGATGCATGTGTGGGAAACGATTTCGCTCGAGAACATCGCCTACGTTCTCGACCGCGAAGACCTGTCGCGACTCAATCCGGTGATCTTCTACATCATCCGGGGGAGCGACACGCTCTATGGTCACTTGCGTGTAGCCGAGCGTACGAAGCCTTAG
- a CDS encoding DinB family protein yields MATQLQTFAALSLASLLLEEFERELPTTRKFLERVPDDQLLWQPHEKSLTAGQLALHIAMSPQGVIGLATPDEAAIPEFGGGFPQPQSIQEVLDALEQGSQVVQGYLSTVSDERLLQTLTLTFAGKPLLTMPRHLFLRNILLNHWYHHRGQLGVYLRLLGAKVPSSYGPSGDEKPDFLP; encoded by the coding sequence ATGGCCACCCAGCTACAAACCTTTGCGGCGCTTAGCCTTGCCAGTCTACTACTCGAAGAGTTCGAGCGCGAATTGCCAACCACACGCAAGTTTCTCGAGCGCGTGCCGGACGACCAACTGCTGTGGCAGCCGCACGAGAAATCGCTGACGGCAGGCCAGCTGGCGCTGCATATTGCGATGTCGCCGCAGGGGGTGATCGGCCTGGCGACTCCCGACGAGGCGGCCATTCCCGAATTTGGCGGCGGCTTTCCTCAGCCTCAGTCGATCCAGGAAGTGCTCGACGCTCTTGAGCAAGGCTCACAGGTGGTGCAGGGCTATCTTTCGACCGTCAGCGACGAGCGGCTGCTGCAAACCTTAACCCTCACCTTCGCCGGTAAGCCGCTGCTGACCATGCCGCGACACCTGTTTTTGCGCAACATTCTGCTGAACCACTGGTATCATCACCGGGGTCAGCTAGGCGTTTATCTGCGATTGCTCGGAGCCAAAGTTCCCTCGAGCTACGGCCCCAGCGGCGACGAAAAACCCGACTTTTTGCCATAG
- a CDS encoding glucose-1-phosphate adenylyltransferase codes for MRNVISLVLGGGRGTRLYPLTKYRSKPAVPLAAKYRLIDIPLSNCINSGMNKMYVLTQFMSVSLHRHIRQTYRFDHFSGGFVELLAAQQTMDDENKAWYQGTADAVRKNLRYIQQPGIDYVLILSGDQLYRMDYRDLLKTHQETGADVTIAGMPVDRQMASALGIMRVGDDGRVNGFLEKPKTDAEIDMVKMDPSWIEARGIEARGRDCVASMGIYIFNRDTLVEVLSKTTYHDFGKEIFPASVRAKRVQVHLFDGYWEDIGTIKAFYEANLSLARHEPPFQLATPDAPIYSRPRFLPPTLLEGATVKESLIADGCKIGRGAVIENSVIGLRCIIGEGVTIRNSVIMGADVFEHESDIKKNHREGRPPIGIGSGSYIEGAIIDKNCRIGRNVRIINEQRVEERGEEEACVIRDGIPVVVKEGVLYDGWRL; via the coding sequence ATGCGCAATGTGATTTCCTTGGTGCTTGGCGGCGGTCGCGGCACCCGTCTCTATCCGCTCACGAAGTATCGCAGTAAACCGGCGGTTCCACTGGCGGCCAAGTACCGTCTGATCGACATTCCGCTGTCCAATTGCATCAACAGCGGCATGAACAAGATGTATGTCCTCACGCAGTTCATGAGCGTGAGTTTGCATCGCCATATTCGTCAAACCTATCGCTTCGATCACTTCAGCGGCGGGTTTGTCGAACTGCTGGCAGCTCAGCAAACGATGGACGACGAGAACAAGGCCTGGTACCAAGGGACTGCCGATGCGGTGCGCAAGAATCTGCGCTATATCCAGCAGCCCGGCATCGATTATGTGCTGATCCTTTCGGGCGATCAGCTCTACCGGATGGACTACCGCGACCTGCTCAAAACGCATCAGGAAACTGGCGCCGACGTCACGATTGCCGGTATGCCTGTCGATCGCCAAATGGCAAGCGCTTTGGGCATCATGCGCGTGGGGGATGATGGTCGTGTGAACGGCTTTCTCGAGAAGCCCAAGACCGACGCCGAAATCGATATGGTGAAGATGGACCCCTCGTGGATCGAAGCCCGAGGCATCGAAGCACGCGGCCGCGACTGCGTTGCCAGCATGGGCATCTACATTTTCAATCGCGACACGCTGGTGGAAGTGCTCAGCAAAACCACCTACCACGATTTCGGCAAAGAGATTTTCCCCGCATCGGTTCGGGCCAAGCGCGTGCAGGTTCACCTGTTCGACGGCTATTGGGAAGATATCGGCACGATCAAAGCGTTCTACGAAGCCAACCTCAGCCTGGCTCGTCACGAACCACCGTTCCAACTCGCCACACCCGACGCTCCGATTTATTCGCGTCCCCGCTTTCTCCCCCCGACGCTGCTGGAAGGTGCGACGGTCAAGGAAAGTCTCATCGCCGACGGCTGCAAGATTGGCCGTGGCGCGGTGATCGAGAACAGCGTGATCGGCCTCCGCTGCATCATTGGCGAAGGGGTGACGATTCGCAACAGCGTGATCATGGGTGCCGACGTTTTCGAGCACGAAAGCGACATCAAAAAGAATCATCGCGAAGGGCGACCCCCGATCGGCATCGGCAGCGGTAGCTACATTGAAGGGGCGATCATCGATAAGAATTGCCGCATCGGCCGCAATGTGCGCATCATCAACGAACAGCGCGTTGAAGAACGTGGTGAAGAAGAAGCCTGCGTCATCCGCGACGGCATCCCCGTCGTCGTCAAAGAAGGTGTCCTCTACGACGGCTGGCGACTGTAA
- a CDS encoding 3-ketoacyl-ACP reductase, whose amino-acid sequence MPATIQVQSPQRPVGIVTGSSRGIGRAIALALARAGYDVTVNYHSRRDAAEEVVSEIEKLGGRAIAVAADVATSTGRDALTQATLASFGHLNLLVNNAGITSPGRKDLLEATEASFDTVFATNLKGPFFLAQQCAREMIELRSRGVIERGTIVNVSSISAYAASTNRADYCMAKAAMQMMTWLLADRLAGDNILVYEVCPGVISSDMTAPVKEKYDKLFAEGLTPIRRWGEPEEVADAVVMLASGVLRYSTGQRIDVDGGFHIRRV is encoded by the coding sequence ATGCCCGCCACCATTCAGGTTCAATCTCCGCAGCGTCCGGTGGGAATAGTGACAGGCTCGTCGCGTGGCATTGGCCGCGCGATTGCCCTCGCGCTCGCCCGAGCAGGTTACGACGTGACGGTGAACTATCACTCGCGCCGCGATGCAGCGGAGGAGGTGGTCTCCGAGATCGAAAAACTGGGGGGCCGCGCGATTGCTGTCGCCGCCGATGTGGCGACCTCGACCGGCCGCGACGCTTTAACGCAGGCCACCCTCGCCAGTTTTGGGCACCTCAATCTGCTGGTCAACAACGCTGGCATCACTTCACCCGGTCGCAAAGATCTGCTGGAAGCGACGGAAGCGAGTTTTGATACGGTGTTTGCAACCAACCTCAAAGGTCCCTTCTTCCTCGCGCAGCAATGTGCGCGGGAAATGATCGAGCTGCGCTCGCGCGGCGTGATCGAGCGGGGCACGATCGTCAACGTATCGTCGATTTCAGCCTACGCCGCTTCTACCAACCGGGCCGACTACTGCATGGCCAAAGCGGCAATGCAAATGATGACCTGGCTCCTCGCCGACCGACTCGCGGGGGACAACATTCTCGTTTACGAAGTTTGCCCCGGGGTGATCTCGAGTGACATGACCGCGCCGGTGAAGGAAAAATACGACAAGCTGTTTGCCGAAGGCCTCACCCCGATTCGTCGCTGGGGAGAGCCTGAAGAAGTGGCCGATGCCGTGGTGATGCTCGCCTCGGGGGTGCTCCGCTATAGCACCGGTCAGCGGATCGATGTGGATGGCGGATTTCACATTCGCCGCGTCTAG